A genomic region of Phragmites australis chromosome 2, lpPhrAust1.1, whole genome shotgun sequence contains the following coding sequences:
- the LOC133910070 gene encoding oil body-associated protein 2B, with the protein MSSSDQNPGATPASGTPEPAPPGRPTAVSSQVLDMGAQLVQALKPVRQMKQHACSFALYAHDLRRQLEVHHFVSRLNQDVLQCAVYDSDKPSARLIGVEYIVSDTIFEGLPPEEQRLWHSHAYEVKAGLWTDVGVPEALQSSEMANLTKTYGKFWCTWQVDRGDRLPLGAPALMVSPQAAEPGRVRAELVRDRDASYKIDSSAGGLKAARVEMDEPEWINPNADYWRQHGKGFAVDVVASEMKRHAPFP; encoded by the exons ATGTCCTCTAGCGATCAGAACCCAGGGGCCACGCCCGCGTCGGGTACCCCCGAGCCGGCGCCTCCGGGCAGGCCGACGGCGGTGTCCTCTCAGGTCCTCGACATGGGCGCGCAGCTGGTGCAGGCGCTGAAGCCGGTGCGTCAGATGAAGCAGCACGCGTGCAGCTTCGCGCTGTACGCGCACGACCTGCGCCGCCAACTCGAGGTGCACCACTTCGTCTCCCGGCTCAATCAGGACGTCCTCCAGTGCGCCGTTTACGACTCCGACAAGCCCTCGGCCCGCCTTATTG GCGTGGAGTACATCGTGTCGGACACCATCTTCGAGGGCCTGCCGCCGGAGGAGCAGAGGCTGTGGCACTCGCACGCGTACGAGGTGAAGGCCGGGCTGTGGACCGACGTCGGCGTGCCGGAGGCGCTGCAGAGTTCGGAGATGGCAAACCTGACCAAGACGTACGGCAAGTTCTGGTGCACGTGGCAGGTGGACCGCGGCGACCGGCTGCCCCTCGGCGCGCCGGCCCTCATGGTGTCGCCGCAGGCCGCCGAGCCTGGCCGCGTGCGCGCCGAGCTGGTGCGCGACCGCGACGCGAGCTACAAGATCGACAGCTCGGCTGGAGGGCTTAAGGCGGCAAGGGTGGAGATGGACGAGCCGGAGTGGATCAACCCGAACGCCGACTACTGGCGGCAGCACGGCAAGGGGTTCGCGGTGGACGTGGTCGCATCGGAGATGAAGCGCCACGCGCCCTTCCCGTGA